TTGTGCGCGCGGTAAAACAGCCTGCGAAGGATGTGAAAGAGGCCACCAAGCCCGCATCGGGCAAGGACAAGTCGAAAAACATCATGCGAGATTTGCGTATCCGCAAGCTCTGCCTGAACATTTGCGTCGGTGAGTCCGGTGATAGGCTGACACGTGCCGCCAAGGTGCTGGAACAGTTGACCAACCAGACACCCGTTTACTCGAAGGCCCGATACACCGTGCGTTCGTTCGGTATCCGCCGTAACGAAAAGATTGCCGTCCACTGTACGGTGCGCGGAGCCAAGGCGGAGGAGATCCTCGAGCGCGGTCTGAAGGTGCGCGAGTACGAGTTGCGTCGTGATAACTTCTCGCAGACCGGCAACTTCGGGTTCGGTATCCAGGAACACATCGATCTCGGCATCAAGTATGATCCGACGATCGGTATCTATGGATTGGACTTCTACGTTGTTCTCGGCCGTCCAGGTGAGTGTGTAGCGGGTTGTGATAAGGTAGTGTCAGTGCGTAGTGAAGCAGGGTAGAACGGAAGTGGGTGAAACATGTTGACAACAATGATGCTaggaaggcaacaaaaaatggtattCGTTATAATGTGATATAGTGCTTATATTGTGATACGATTGTTTATCGAGCTtgaaaaatggggaaaaggcTAAACGAAAGAACCCGTGTTGTATTAACTGTTCCAAATGTTGATGCAAATTGCACCTTAATTAAACGCATCTCTATCTGGTCGGGGATGCGTTCAGTCCGGTGCAAATAACAAACCTATTCGTCCCCTGGAATCGAAATGTGCCTTATTCTCTGTGGGTCTTGTCGATTATCCTATTTCAAATGGGAGTACTGAACAAAGTAGCCTTAGTCTAGAAACAATTCTATCGTAATTGCCATTCTTCTGAAAACTAATGTAAACCATGCATATTTCCAGGATACAACGTTGCCCAGCGACGACGCAAGACTGGCAAGATTGGTTTCATCCACCGTCTCACGAAGGAAGACGCGATGAAATGGTTCCAGCAAAAGTATGACGGAATCATTCTGAACAGCAAGGCGAAGTAAGCCTTGATGGGAGGTGTGTAACACGTAATGCGAGTGTATGTGGAAGGACCGTGGAAGGAATGGAGATGATGGGCGCGTtgagaaagaaataaacattttcatcgAAGCCAGCACCGGTTTGGGTGGAAATATGGTGTACAAAACCTATCAACTTTGTGTGGTATTATTGTGTCCATCGTGAAGGGATGACTccgaaaaatcaatttgtctGTCTATCCGTTTCTTATCTCTTGATCCGTTTACTTTATTCGAAATAGAAATTACGAATCGACTGCTGGATTTTCTGCTCATAACTAATCGCTTCGAGCCGATAAATTTCTCATTCTTTACATCCGCTTAGTGTTGGTCCTGCAGTAGCAGCAGTCATTTGAAACGGTTAAGATCGAGAGATGTTTCTCAATTCTAGTCTCAATGACCTACGCATCAACATAATTACTTCATCTTCAAAGCCTTTTCTGTCTCCTCATTGGGGACTACCGAAGGGAGCATAATATTCCAAACAATTCGTAGTATTTATGTTCTACAATTTGAAGTTATTAAAAGCTCTCCCAAGCATGCAAACGTTCTTTGCCAAAGAAGAATAACTAAACGACAGATATAAGGaatcaaatatttgcataaacGCAATTGTTCCAAGAggattgtttattgtttttttttttttcaaccgatACGAAATTACACAAACGGTGGATATTCCAACGTATTGCCGGCGCCTGTGCTCCTAATTGTAAGTCATATATCTAGGCGTAGCGCTGAATTTGGCGTAACTCTTAATGACTTTGTTTACTGCCTCGAGGAAGTCCTTCTCAGTCGCCACCTTGCGGCGTGCCCGAATAGCAAACATGCCAGCTTCGGTACACACCGACCGAATCTCGGCACCGGTCGAATTGGGACACAATCGTGCTAACAGCTCAAACCGAATGTCTCGTTCGACCGACATCGAACGGGCGTGAATCTTGAATATATGCGTCCGGCCTTCCAGATCGGGCAGACCAAATTCCACCTTACGGTCTAAACGACCCGGACGCATCAGTGCCGGGTCGAGCGTGTCCGGCCGATTAGTTGCCATCAGTACTTTAATGTTTCCGCGAGGATCAAATCCATCCAGCTGGTTGATCAGCTCCAACATCGTTCGCTGCACTTCATTATCACCGCCAGCGCCATCATCGAAACGCGCCCCACCAATCGCATCGATTTCATCAAAGAATATCAGACAAGCTTTTTTCG
This region of Anopheles marshallii chromosome 2, idAnoMarsDA_429_01, whole genome shotgun sequence genomic DNA includes:
- the LOC128707582 gene encoding 60S ribosomal protein L11; translated protein: MVIADVKEATKPASGKDKSKNIMRDLRIRKLCLNICVGESGDRLTRAAKVLEQLTNQTPVYSKARYTVRSFGIRRNEKIAVHCTVRGAKAEEILERGLKVREYELRRDNFSQTGNFGFGIQEHIDLGIKYDPTIGIYGLDFYVVLGRPGYNVAQRRRKTGKIGFIHRLTKEDAMKWFQQKYDGIILNSKAK